In Streptococcus uberis, a single window of DNA contains:
- the pepF gene encoding oligoendopeptidase F, with product MELKKRSEFPETELWDLSALYKDRQDFLRAIEKALHDVLEFQKNYDGHLHHFEDYERALYEIEPIYIQMSHIETYSFMPQTTDFSDETFAEIAKAGDDFLTKANVALSFFKTALASADSEILDELEKNDHFTALIRQAKIQKEHLLSPEIEKVLSHFRDVLNAPYDIYTKMRAGDFKMESFEVDGKTYSNSFVSYENFYQNHESAAVREKAFRSFSKGLRLHQNAAAAAYLAKVKAEKMISDLRGYDSVFDYLLAEQEVDKSLFDRQIDLIMSEFGPIAQKFLKHVAKVNHLEKMTFADWKLDIDNALNPEVSNEDAYDLVMKSVAPLGAEYEKEIARYQKERWVDFAANDHKDSGGYAADPYKVHPYILMSWTGRMSDVYTLIHEIGHSGQFIFSDNHQSYFNTHMSTYYVEAPSTFNELLLSDYLENQFEDARQKRFALAHRLTDTYFHNFITHLLEAAFQRKVYQLIEDGGTFGAEKLNELMKSVLTEFWGDAIEIDDDAALTWMRQAHYYMGLYSYTYSAGLVISTVGYLNLKQSPSGAQDWLDFLKSGGSKTPIETARLIKADISTEKPLRDTIQFLDDTVNQIIAYSNEIVENS from the coding sequence ATGGAATTAAAAAAACGGTCTGAATTTCCGGAAACAGAGTTATGGGATTTAAGTGCCCTTTATAAAGATCGCCAAGACTTTTTACGAGCTATTGAAAAAGCCTTACATGATGTTCTTGAATTTCAAAAAAATTACGATGGTCACTTACATCACTTTGAAGATTACGAGAGAGCATTATATGAGATTGAACCGATTTACATTCAAATGAGTCATATCGAAACATACTCATTCATGCCACAAACAACAGATTTCTCTGATGAAACCTTCGCAGAAATAGCTAAAGCTGGTGATGACTTTTTAACAAAAGCAAATGTCGCATTAAGCTTCTTTAAAACTGCATTAGCATCAGCTGATAGCGAGATCTTAGATGAACTTGAAAAGAATGATCACTTTACAGCACTTATTCGTCAAGCAAAAATTCAAAAAGAACATCTCTTATCACCTGAAATTGAAAAAGTTTTAAGCCATTTTAGAGATGTTTTAAATGCCCCTTATGATATTTATACAAAGATGCGAGCTGGTGATTTCAAAATGGAATCTTTTGAGGTTGATGGAAAAACCTATTCTAACTCATTTGTTAGTTATGAAAATTTTTATCAAAATCATGAAAGCGCTGCTGTTAGAGAAAAAGCTTTTCGTTCCTTTTCAAAAGGTCTTCGCCTTCACCAAAATGCGGCAGCGGCAGCTTATCTTGCAAAAGTAAAAGCTGAAAAAATGATTTCTGATTTACGTGGCTATGATTCTGTTTTTGATTATCTTTTAGCCGAACAAGAGGTTGATAAATCTCTCTTTGATCGACAAATTGATTTAATCATGTCAGAATTTGGTCCTATTGCTCAAAAATTCCTCAAACATGTGGCCAAAGTAAATCACTTGGAAAAGATGACCTTTGCTGATTGGAAACTTGACATTGATAATGCCTTGAATCCTGAGGTCTCTAACGAGGATGCCTATGATTTGGTCATGAAATCAGTAGCTCCACTCGGAGCAGAATATGAAAAAGAAATCGCCCGATATCAGAAAGAACGGTGGGTTGATTTTGCAGCGAATGACCATAAAGATTCTGGAGGTTATGCCGCAGATCCCTATAAAGTTCATCCCTATATCCTTATGAGTTGGACAGGACGCATGTCTGATGTCTACACATTAATACATGAAATTGGACATTCAGGACAGTTTATCTTTTCCGATAATCATCAAAGTTACTTTAACACGCACATGTCAACTTATTATGTCGAAGCCCCTTCTACTTTTAATGAGTTACTCTTGTCAGATTATTTGGAAAATCAGTTTGAAGATGCCCGACAAAAACGTTTTGCATTGGCGCATCGCTTAACAGACACCTACTTCCATAACTTCATAACACATCTGTTAGAAGCAGCTTTCCAAAGAAAAGTTTATCAGTTAATTGAGGATGGTGGGACATTTGGAGCTGAAAAACTAAATGAGTTGATGAAGTCAGTATTGACCGAATTTTGGGGTGATGCTATTGAGATTGATGACGATGCTGCCTTAACTTGGATGAGACAAGCACATTATTACATGGGCTTATACAGCTATACTTATTCCGCAGGCTTAGTCATTTCTACTGTCGGCTATCTCAATTTAAAACAATCTCCTAGCGGAGCCCAAGATTGGCTTGACTTCCTCAAATCTGGTGGAAGCAAAACACCTATTGAAACTGCTCGACTTATCAAAGCCGATATTTCAACTGAAAAACCACTTAGAGATACCATTCAATTCCTTGATGATACTGTCAATCAAATCATTGCATATTCAAATGAGATTGTTGAAAATAGTTAA
- the ppc gene encoding phosphoenolpyruvate carboxylase, whose protein sequence is MAVKKLESSSNQAIIAEEVAILKTILETITRDMVGDETFLKIEQIVKLSEQDDYIQLEKMIESLTDDEMVIMSRYFSILPLLINISEDVDLAYEINFQNNKGINYLGKLSHTIEEVASKENAKDILENVTVVPVLTAHPTQVQRKTVLELTNKIHGLLRQYRDVKSGVINEEKWLEELRRYVEIIMQTDIIREKKLKVKNEITNVMAYYHSSIIPAVTRLTLAYKELAKEKGLELENPKPITMGMWIGGDRDGNPFVTAETLQLSASIQSQVIIEYYLEKLSKLYRSLSLSSRFSKTSKALDDLAALSSDTSIYREHEPYRKAFHYIQSKMSNTLTSIKENASHDKQPSDIYETAEDFKKDLLIIKDSLVQNGEGTLISGDFSDLLQAVDVFGFFLASIDMRQDSSVQEACVAELLKSANIVDDYSALNETEKCQILLKELEEDPRILSATAVEKSELLEKELAIYKAARYLKDKLGEDVIKQHIISHTESVSDMFELAIMLKEVGLLDKHMARVQIVPLFETIEDLDNSNAIMTEYLSYDIVKNWIASNHNYQEIMLGYSDSNKDGGYLASGWTLYKAQNELTEIGSKNGIKITFFHGRGGTVGRGGGPSYDAITSQPFGSIKDKIRLTEQGEIIENKFGNKDAAYYNLEMLISASINRMVSRMLTNPNEIDGFRETMEGIVSYSNKVYRDLVFDNPNFYDYFFEASPIKEVSSLNIGSRPAARKTITEITGLRAIPWVFSWSQNRIMFPGWYGVGSAFKDFIDKEEGNLAKLQHMYKTWPFFHSLLSNVDMVLSKSNMNIAYQYAQLANTQEVKDIYYILLDEWQLTKNMILAIENHDELLEDHPSLKHSLEFRLPYFNILNYIQIELIKRLRQNQLGEGYEKLIHTTINGIATGLRNSG, encoded by the coding sequence TTGGCTGTGAAAAAATTAGAGAGTAGTAGTAATCAGGCAATTATTGCTGAGGAAGTTGCGATTTTAAAAACTATTTTAGAAACAATCACCCGTGACATGGTTGGGGATGAGACCTTTTTAAAAATTGAGCAAATTGTAAAACTCTCAGAACAAGATGATTACATTCAACTTGAAAAAATGATTGAATCCTTGACTGATGATGAGATGGTTATTATGTCTCGTTATTTTTCAATTTTGCCATTGCTGATCAATATCTCTGAAGATGTTGATTTAGCATATGAGATAAATTTTCAAAATAATAAAGGAATCAATTATCTTGGTAAATTGTCTCATACCATTGAAGAAGTTGCTTCCAAAGAAAATGCAAAGGACATTTTGGAGAACGTTACAGTCGTTCCTGTTTTAACAGCACACCCAACGCAAGTTCAACGCAAAACCGTTTTGGAATTAACTAATAAAATTCATGGCCTCTTAAGGCAGTATCGCGATGTCAAATCTGGCGTTATCAATGAAGAAAAATGGTTAGAAGAATTACGTCGTTACGTTGAAATCATCATGCAGACAGATATCATTCGTGAAAAGAAACTTAAAGTTAAAAATGAAATCACCAATGTTATGGCATATTATCATTCATCGATCATTCCAGCGGTTACTCGGTTAACACTTGCTTATAAAGAATTAGCAAAAGAAAAAGGGCTTGAATTAGAAAATCCGAAACCGATTACAATGGGAATGTGGATTGGTGGCGATCGTGATGGAAATCCATTTGTAACAGCTGAAACGCTCCAATTATCTGCTTCAATTCAGAGTCAGGTAATCATTGAATACTATTTAGAAAAGTTATCTAAATTATACCGTTCATTGTCATTATCTTCTCGTTTTTCAAAAACCAGCAAAGCTCTGGACGACTTAGCGGCACTATCAAGTGATACTTCGATATATAGGGAACACGAACCTTATCGCAAAGCTTTCCACTATATTCAGTCAAAAATGTCAAATACTTTAACCAGTATCAAAGAGAATGCATCACATGATAAACAGCCTTCTGATATCTATGAGACAGCAGAAGACTTCAAAAAAGACTTGTTGATTATTAAAGATTCTCTTGTTCAAAATGGCGAAGGAACACTTATCTCGGGAGATTTTTCAGACTTACTCCAAGCTGTTGATGTTTTTGGTTTCTTCCTAGCAAGTATTGATATGAGACAGGATTCAAGTGTTCAAGAGGCTTGTGTGGCTGAATTGCTTAAATCGGCAAATATTGTGGACGATTATAGTGCATTAAACGAAACTGAAAAATGTCAAATACTTCTTAAGGAACTCGAAGAAGACCCCCGTATACTTTCAGCAACCGCTGTTGAAAAATCAGAATTACTAGAAAAAGAATTAGCAATCTATAAAGCAGCTCGTTATCTTAAAGATAAATTGGGTGAAGATGTTATTAAACAGCATATCATTTCACATACTGAAAGTGTTTCGGATATGTTTGAGTTGGCAATTATGCTTAAAGAAGTGGGGCTTTTGGATAAACATATGGCGCGTGTTCAGATTGTACCACTCTTTGAAACGATTGAGGATTTGGACAATTCAAATGCCATTATGACAGAGTACTTGAGTTATGATATTGTCAAAAATTGGATTGCATCTAATCACAACTATCAAGAAATTATGTTAGGCTATTCCGATAGTAATAAAGATGGAGGCTATTTAGCTTCGGGGTGGACTTTATACAAAGCGCAAAATGAACTGACCGAAATTGGATCAAAAAATGGAATCAAAATTACTTTCTTCCATGGTAGAGGTGGTACGGTTGGACGTGGTGGAGGTCCATCATATGATGCCATTACATCACAACCATTTGGTTCAATAAAAGATAAAATTCGTCTAACAGAACAAGGCGAAATCATTGAGAATAAATTTGGAAATAAAGACGCCGCTTACTATAATTTGGAAATGCTTATTTCAGCGTCTATTAATAGAATGGTGTCTAGAATGTTGACTAATCCAAATGAAATTGATGGCTTTAGAGAAACTATGGAAGGTATTGTTTCCTATAGTAATAAAGTATACCGTGATTTAGTTTTTGACAATCCAAACTTTTATGATTATTTCTTTGAAGCTAGTCCGATTAAAGAAGTTTCTAGTTTAAATATTGGGTCAAGACCAGCGGCTCGTAAAACCATAACTGAAATCACAGGTTTAAGAGCCATCCCTTGGGTATTCTCATGGTCTCAAAACAGGATAATGTTCCCTGGTTGGTATGGTGTAGGATCTGCTTTTAAAGATTTTATTGATAAAGAAGAAGGTAATTTAGCTAAGCTTCAACACATGTATAAAACTTGGCCATTTTTCCACTCCCTTTTATCAAATGTCGATATGGTGCTTTCTAAGTCTAACATGAATATTGCTTATCAATATGCTCAACTTGCAAATACTCAAGAAGTCAAAGATATTTACTATATTCTTTTGGATGAATGGCAATTGACTAAAAATATGATTTTAGCAATTGAAAATCATGATGAGCTATTGGAAGACCATCCTTCATTGAAACATAGTTTGGAATTTAGATTACCTTATTTCAATATCTTAAATTATATTCAAATTGAGTTGATAAAACGCCTAAGACAAAACCAATTAGGTGAAGGATACGAAAAATTAATCCATACAACAATCAATGGAATTGCTACTGGATTACGTAATTCTGGTTAA
- the ftsW gene encoding cell division peptidoglycan polymerase FtsW: MKIEKKHLLNYSILVPYLILTVIGLIIVYSTTSATLIQNQLNPFKSVMTQGAFGIVSLVAMFFIYKLKLDFLRNKKLLTYAMVFEGILLLISRFFTPTVNGAHGWIVMGPISIQPAEYLKVIIVWFLASNFALKQEEIARYDYQTLTRRTWWPKSWSDLYDWRVGALVLVGLVAIQPDLGNAVIIVLTGVHVFSASGIGYRWYAALLGIIFLISTTILGSIKIIGVKTVAKVPVFGYVAKRFSAFYNPFVDLSDSGHQLAHSYYAMSNGGWFGVGLGNSIEKRGYLPEAQTDFVFSIVIEELGLIGAGLILALVFFLILRILNVGIKAKKPFNAMMALGIGSMMLMQVFVNIGGISGLIPSTGVTFPFLSQGGNSLLVLSVAIGFVLNIDANEKREEILKEAELTYRKTVRTENDKIVDISQFK, translated from the coding sequence ATGAAAATAGAAAAAAAGCATTTGTTGAATTATTCTATTTTAGTACCGTATTTAATTCTGACGGTTATAGGATTAATTATTGTCTATTCCACAACAAGTGCTACTTTAATTCAAAATCAGCTAAATCCATTTAAATCGGTAATGACTCAAGGTGCCTTTGGTATCGTTAGTTTAGTTGCCATGTTTTTTATTTATAAGTTAAAATTAGATTTTTTGAGAAATAAAAAACTCCTGACATACGCTATGGTTTTTGAGGGCATTTTGCTATTAATCTCACGATTTTTTACACCAACAGTAAATGGAGCTCATGGTTGGATTGTTATGGGACCAATTAGTATTCAACCTGCTGAATATTTAAAAGTCATCATCGTTTGGTTTCTAGCAAGCAATTTCGCTCTTAAACAAGAAGAGATTGCTCGATATGACTACCAAACCCTGACTAGGAGAACTTGGTGGCCTAAATCTTGGAGTGATTTATACGACTGGCGAGTAGGTGCTCTTGTTTTAGTTGGACTTGTTGCCATCCAACCAGATTTAGGAAATGCTGTTATTATTGTCTTAACTGGGGTCCATGTTTTTTCTGCTTCAGGGATAGGCTATCGCTGGTATGCAGCTTTACTTGGTATTATTTTTTTGATTTCAACAACAATATTAGGTTCTATTAAAATCATCGGTGTTAAAACAGTGGCAAAAGTCCCCGTTTTTGGGTATGTTGCTAAACGTTTTAGTGCCTTCTATAATCCATTTGTTGACTTATCAGATTCAGGACATCAGTTAGCTCACTCTTATTACGCTATGAGTAATGGGGGGTGGTTTGGTGTTGGCTTAGGGAATTCCATTGAAAAAAGAGGCTACCTTCCAGAAGCTCAAACCGATTTTGTCTTTTCAATTGTTATTGAAGAATTAGGACTTATTGGAGCAGGCTTAATTTTAGCTTTAGTATTCTTTTTGATTTTAAGAATTTTAAATGTTGGCATCAAAGCCAAAAAACCATTTAATGCCATGATGGCTTTAGGCATCGGTAGTATGATGTTAATGCAAGTTTTTGTTAATATTGGCGGTATTTCTGGTTTAATTCCGTCAACTGGTGTGACATTCCCTTTCTTATCTCAAGGGGGAAATAGCTTATTAGTTCTTTCAGTTGCTATTGGCTTTGTCCTAAATATTGATGCCAATGAAAAACGTGAAGAAATTCTAAAAGAAGCAGAGCTAACCTATCGCAAAACAGTTAGAACTGAAAATGACAAAATTGTTGATATTAGTCAATTTAAATAA
- the tuf gene encoding elongation factor Tu, giving the protein MAKEKYDRSKPHVNIGTIGHVDHGKTTLTAAITTVLARRLPTSVNQPKDYASIDAAPEERERGITINTAHVEYETETRHYAHIDAPGHADYVKNMITGAAQMDGAILVVASTDGPMPQTREHILLSRQVGVKHLIVFMNKIDLVDDEELLELVEMEIRDLLSEYDFPGDDLPVIQGSALKALEGDSKYEDIIMELMKTVDEYIPEPERDTDKPLLLPVEDVFSITGRGTVASGRIDRGTVRVNDEIEIVGIKEETKKAVVTGVEMFRKQLDEGLAGDNVGILLRGVQRDEIERGQVIAKPGSINPHTKFKGEVYILSKDEGGRHTPFFNNYRPQFYFRTTDVTGSIELPAGTEMVMPGDNVTISVELIHPIAVEQGTTFSIREGGRTVGSGIVSEIEA; this is encoded by the coding sequence ATGGCAAAAGAAAAATACGATCGTAGTAAACCCCACGTTAACATTGGTACAATTGGACACGTTGACCACGGTAAAACTACTTTGACAGCTGCAATTACAACTGTACTTGCTCGTCGCTTACCAACTTCAGTTAACCAACCAAAAGATTACGCTTCTATCGATGCTGCTCCAGAAGAGCGCGAACGCGGAATCACTATCAACACTGCACACGTTGAGTACGAAACTGAAACTCGTCACTATGCCCACATTGATGCCCCAGGACACGCGGACTATGTTAAAAACATGATCACTGGTGCTGCCCAAATGGACGGAGCTATCCTTGTTGTTGCATCAACTGATGGACCAATGCCACAAACTCGTGAGCACATCCTTCTTTCACGCCAAGTTGGTGTTAAACACCTTATCGTTTTCATGAACAAAATCGACCTTGTTGACGATGAAGAATTGCTTGAATTAGTTGAAATGGAAATCCGTGACCTTCTTTCAGAATACGATTTCCCAGGTGATGACCTACCAGTTATCCAAGGTTCAGCTCTTAAAGCTCTTGAAGGTGATTCTAAATACGAAGACATCATCATGGAATTGATGAAAACTGTTGATGAGTATATTCCAGAACCAGAACGTGATACAGACAAACCATTACTTCTTCCAGTCGAAGACGTATTCTCAATCACAGGTCGTGGTACTGTAGCTTCAGGACGTATCGATCGTGGTACTGTTCGTGTCAACGACGAAATTGAAATCGTTGGTATCAAAGAAGAAACTAAAAAAGCAGTTGTTACTGGTGTTGAAATGTTCCGTAAACAACTTGACGAAGGTCTTGCAGGAGATAACGTAGGTATCCTTCTTCGTGGTGTTCAACGTGACGAAATCGAACGTGGACAAGTTATTGCTAAACCAGGTTCAATCAACCCACACACTAAATTCAAAGGTGAAGTTTACATCCTTTCTAAAGATGAAGGTGGACGTCATACTCCATTCTTCAACAACTACCGTCCTCAATTCTATTTCCGTACAACTGACGTAACAGGTTCAATCGAACTTCCAGCTGGTACTGAAATGGTAATGCCTGGTGATAACGTGACAATCAGCGTTGAGTTGATCCACCCAATCGCCGTTGAACAAGGTACTACTTTCTCAATCCGTGAAGGTGGACGTACTGTTGGTTCAGGTATTGTTTCAGAAATCGAAGCTTAA
- the tpiA gene encoding triose-phosphate isomerase has protein sequence MSRKPFIAGNWKMNKNPEEARAFIEAVVSKLPSSELVEAGIAAPALDLSTVLEAAKGSDLKIAAQNAYFENAGAFTGENSPKVLAEMGTDYVVIGHSERRDYFHETDEDINKKAKAIFANGLTPIICCGESLETYEAGKAVEFVGAQVSAALAGLTEEQVSSLVIAYEPIWAIGTGKSATQDDAQNMCKAVRDVVAADFGQTVADKVRVQYGGSVKPENVASYMSCPDVDGALVGGASLEADSFLALLDFVK, from the coding sequence ATGTCACGTAAACCATTTATTGCTGGTAACTGGAAAATGAACAAAAACCCTGAAGAAGCTAGAGCTTTCATTGAAGCTGTTGTTTCAAAATTACCTTCATCAGAGTTAGTTGAAGCTGGAATTGCTGCACCTGCTCTTGATCTTTCAACAGTTCTTGAAGCTGCAAAAGGTTCTGATCTTAAAATTGCTGCTCAAAATGCTTATTTTGAAAATGCTGGAGCTTTTACAGGTGAAAATAGTCCTAAAGTTCTTGCTGAAATGGGAACAGATTATGTTGTTATTGGTCATTCAGAACGTCGTGATTACTTCCATGAAACTGATGAAGACATCAATAAAAAAGCTAAAGCTATCTTTGCAAACGGTTTAACACCTATTATTTGTTGTGGTGAATCATTAGAAACATACGAAGCTGGTAAAGCGGTAGAGTTTGTGGGAGCTCAAGTTTCTGCAGCATTAGCTGGTTTAACAGAAGAACAAGTTTCTTCTCTTGTTATTGCATATGAGCCAATCTGGGCAATCGGAACTGGTAAATCTGCAACTCAAGATGATGCACAAAACATGTGTAAAGCAGTTCGTGATGTTGTAGCTGCTGACTTTGGTCAAACAGTTGCTGATAAAGTACGTGTTCAATATGGTGGTTCTGTTAAACCTGAAAACGTTGCTTCATATATGTCATGTCCAGATGTTGACGGTGCTTTAGTTGGTGGAGCATCACTTGAAGCAGATAGCTTCTTAGCATTACTTGACTTTGTTAAATAA
- a CDS encoding aminoacyltransferase — protein sequence MPFVILNDLEFETFSESVDHRFFEQSLSMRDLLHKRGYQTQLVGFKDQKDTIQVAAVTFSTAVAGGLHMEIHYGPIYHETSYLKEFLVGLTEYAKQNKVIELKVKPYFIYQQYDDHGKPISETHEELIPYFTDANFTYEGLTTGFEEADWHYIKNLEGLTESQLLNSFSKKGKPLVKKAKTFGISIRQLKRDELDLFKDITSATSDRRDYNDKPLEYYEFLFDSFKDKAEFLVATLNFKEYYANLEKDQAKIKAKIDKLEKDLEVNPNSEKKRNQHKEFSSQYQTFEIRKEEANHFIEKYNDQDVILAGSVFIFTKQEAVYFFSGSYPEFNKFYAPAVLQEHVMIKAISQGIKRYNLLGISGVFDGSDGVLGFKQNFNGHVERNLGAFMYYPKPFKHKLLSSIKKLLNRY from the coding sequence ATGCCTTTTGTAATATTAAATGATTTAGAATTTGAAACCTTTTCTGAATCAGTTGATCACCGTTTTTTTGAACAATCTCTTTCTATGAGAGATTTGCTACATAAAAGGGGTTACCAAACCCAATTGGTCGGATTTAAAGATCAAAAAGATACGATTCAGGTTGCTGCAGTAACATTTAGTACTGCAGTTGCAGGTGGACTACACATGGAAATCCATTATGGACCTATTTATCATGAAACGTCCTATTTAAAAGAATTTCTTGTTGGGTTAACAGAGTATGCTAAACAAAATAAGGTTATTGAATTAAAAGTTAAACCTTATTTTATTTATCAACAATATGACGACCATGGAAAGCCAATTTCTGAAACTCATGAAGAATTAATACCTTATTTTACAGATGCAAACTTCACTTATGAAGGGTTAACGACAGGTTTTGAGGAAGCCGATTGGCATTATATTAAAAATCTTGAAGGTTTGACAGAAAGTCAATTGCTCAATTCCTTTAGTAAAAAAGGAAAACCACTGGTCAAAAAAGCTAAAACATTTGGAATCAGTATTCGTCAATTAAAACGTGATGAACTCGATCTGTTTAAGGACATTACTTCTGCTACTTCTGATCGACGAGATTATAATGATAAACCTCTAGAGTATTACGAATTTTTATTTGATAGTTTTAAGGACAAAGCTGAATTCTTAGTAGCAACTTTAAATTTTAAAGAGTATTATGCTAACTTGGAAAAAGATCAAGCTAAAATAAAAGCTAAAATTGATAAACTGGAAAAGGATTTGGAAGTTAATCCTAATTCCGAGAAAAAAAGAAATCAACACAAAGAATTCTCTAGCCAATACCAAACCTTTGAGATTCGCAAAGAAGAAGCAAATCATTTCATTGAAAAATACAATGATCAAGATGTTATCTTAGCTGGTTCTGTATTCATCTTCACAAAGCAAGAAGCAGTCTACTTCTTTAGTGGTTCTTACCCAGAATTTAACAAATTCTACGCACCAGCAGTTCTCCAAGAACATGTTATGATTAAGGCTATCTCACAAGGTATTAAGCGTTATAATTTATTAGGAATTTCAGGTGTTTTTGATGGAAGTGATGGTGTCCTTGGTTTTAAACAAAATTTCAATGGTCACGTGGAACGAAACCTAGGAGCATTTATGTATTATCCTAAACCATTCAAACATAAACTTCTCTCCTCTATCAAAAAATTACTCAATCGATACTAA
- a CDS encoding aminoacyltransferase has protein sequence MYTYKIGISEKEHDAFVLANPKCNLLQSSKWATIKDNWDHEIIGFYDNKTLVASTTLLIKKLPLGKSLIYIPRGPIMDYSDFELVDFVLESLKKYGKKQKALFIKCDPSLFLKQFSISEINNEIEEIDITLSAIEFLKKRGVEWSGRTKDIAQTIQPRLQANIYANQFSLQTLPKKTKQAIRTAQNKGIETIIGGQELLESFAQLMKKTEERKNIHLRGLDYYQKLMETYPEDSYITMSRLNLAERHQLLEQQLSELLTNQSKFNEKTKEGKKKETASAISRIQQELDFLSDKMNAGSTLVPLAATLTLIFGKTSENLYAGMDEEFKQYQAPLLTWFETATEAFQRGCLWQNMGGIENQLDGGLYHFKSKLNPQIEEFAGEFNIPVSLLYRPAMLAYNLRKQLRSKH, from the coding sequence ATGTATACCTATAAAATTGGAATTTCAGAAAAAGAACATGATGCATTTGTTTTAGCTAATCCCAAATGCAATCTTTTACAAAGTTCAAAATGGGCAACTATAAAAGACAATTGGGACCATGAAATCATTGGGTTTTATGATAATAAAACACTGGTCGCATCTACTACTCTTCTCATCAAAAAATTACCTCTTGGTAAAAGTTTAATCTATATTCCTCGTGGTCCAATTATGGATTATTCAGATTTTGAATTAGTCGATTTTGTTCTGGAATCCTTAAAAAAGTATGGAAAGAAACAAAAGGCACTTTTTATTAAATGTGATCCAAGTCTTTTCCTCAAACAGTTTTCGATTTCTGAGATAAACAATGAAATTGAAGAAATTGATATTACACTTTCAGCTATTGAATTTTTAAAAAAACGAGGTGTTGAATGGTCTGGTAGAACAAAAGATATTGCGCAAACGATTCAACCCCGATTACAGGCAAACATTTATGCGAATCAATTTAGCTTGCAAACCTTACCTAAGAAAACCAAGCAAGCTATTCGAACAGCACAAAATAAGGGTATTGAGACCATCATAGGCGGTCAAGAATTACTAGAATCCTTTGCACAATTAATGAAAAAAACAGAGGAACGTAAAAATATTCACCTGCGTGGTCTCGACTATTATCAAAAATTAATGGAAACATATCCTGAAGATTCCTATATTACAATGTCACGCCTCAACTTAGCTGAACGCCATCAGTTATTAGAACAGCAACTTTCTGAGTTGTTGACCAACCAATCAAAATTTAACGAAAAAACAAAAGAAGGCAAGAAAAAAGAAACAGCCAGTGCCATTTCAAGAATTCAACAGGAATTAGATTTCTTAAGCGATAAAATGAATGCTGGTTCAACACTTGTACCATTAGCAGCAACTTTAACACTTATTTTCGGAAAAACGTCAGAAAATCTATATGCTGGAATGGATGAGGAATTTAAGCAATATCAGGCACCCTTATTAACTTGGTTCGAAACAGCAACTGAAGCTTTTCAACGAGGTTGTTTGTGGCAAAACATGGGAGGGATTGAAAATCAATTAGATGGCGGTCTTTACCATTTTAAATCCAAATTAAATCCACAAATTGAAGAATTTGCAGGTGAATTTAACATACCCGTTAGTCTTCTATACAGACCAGCGATGTTAGCCTATAATTTACGCAAACAATTAAGGAGTAAACACTAA